One stretch of Periplaneta americana isolate PAMFEO1 chromosome 1, P.americana_PAMFEO1_priV1, whole genome shotgun sequence DNA includes these proteins:
- the LOC138694479 gene encoding protein lifeguard 4-like — MTTVPLMFAQEDVEFGGKPGIADDFAYNNNVMQASVNIRMGFLRKVYGLLSLQFLLTVVVSGVCMYVPVVRNFIHTNQWLMSCALLLSMVVLIALFIKRRDSPANLILLATFTVIQAYSVGVILTFYDQYIVLQALFLTVTVVLGLSAYTFQTKRDFSSFGFGLFTVLCCLLAGSLLQLFVQSTVLEFVISWAGAVLFCFFIIFDTQMMMEKLSPEEYILATINLYLDIINLFIYILRILEATRRH, encoded by the exons ATGACGACTGTGCCTCTAATGTTCGCACAAGAGGATGTGGAGTTTGGAGGGAAGCCAGGAATTGCCGATGACTTCGCTTACAACAATAATGTCATGCAGGCATCTGTTAATATACGCATGG GTTTTCTTCGGAAAGTCTATGGATTGTTATCACTCCAGTTTTTGTTAACTGTCGTCGTAAGTGGTGTCTGCATGTATGTACCTGTTGTGCGGAACTTTATTCACACAAA TCAGTGGTTGATGAGCTGTGCACTTCTGCTGAGCATGGTTGTGCTCATTGCATTGTTTATCAAGAGAAGAGATTCTCCAGCAAACTTAATCCTCCTTGCTACATTT ACTGTAATACAGGCATACTCAGTTGGAGTGATCTTGACTTTCTATGACCAGTACATTGTTCTGCAAGCTCTGTTCCTCACTGTCACGGTTGTACTTGGTTTGTCAGCATATACATTCCAAACGAAACGAGACTTCTCTTCATTTGGATTTGG ATTGTTCACTGTTTTGTGCTGCCTTTTGGCTGGATCCTTACTACAGTTGTTTGTGCAAAGCACTGTCCTAGAATTCGTGATCTCCTGGGCTGGTGCTGTTCTTTTCTGTTTCTTCATTATATTTGACACTCAG ATGATGATGGAGAAGTTATCACCAGAAGAGTACATCCTTGCAACTATCAACTTGTACCTGGATATCATCAACCTGTTTATCTACATTCTCAGGATCCTTGAAGCTACTAGGAGGCACTAG